The following proteins are co-located in the Seriola aureovittata isolate HTS-2021-v1 ecotype China chromosome 7, ASM2101889v1, whole genome shotgun sequence genome:
- the atp8b2 gene encoding phospholipid-transporting ATPase ID isoform X1, which yields MTVLKEIPEKWFPVVLPLQRKKQKGLDGGKSKKKRTEEERRVRANDREYNEKFQYASNCIMTSKYNIITFLPVNLFEQFQEVANTYFLFLLILQLIPQISSLSWFTTIVPLALVLSITAVKDATDDYFRHKSDNHVNNRQSQVLIRGSLQNEKWMNVRVGDIIKLEDNQFVAADLLLLSSSEPHGLCYIETAELDGETNMKVRQSVSVTSELGDPNNLASFNGEVVCEPPNNKLDRFCGTLYWRDKKYTLTNQNMLLRGCVLRNTEACYGLVIFAGPDTKLMQNSGRTKFKRTSIDRLMNTLVLWIFGFLVCMGVILAVGNAVWEREVGSLFQSYLPWNPPVDNFLFNAFLSFWSYVIILNTVVPISLYVSVEVIRLGHSYFINWDQQMFCSQCNTAAEARTTTLNEELGQVEYIFSDKTGTLTQNIMSFNKCSINGQTYGEVTDPLGPQPKRLDFTPFNPLADPDFCFYDDTLLESVKVGDLHTHEFFRLLSLCHTVMSEEKSEGELVYKAQSPDEGALVTAARNFGFVFRSRTPGTITTTEMGRTVTYTLLAILDFNNIRKRMSVIVRSPEGRIRLYCKGADTVLLERLHPCNQELMNITSDHLNEYAADGLRTLALAYRDLSEDEWEAWSESHRCAEKATDYREDRLAAAYEQIEQDMMLLGATAIEDKLQEGVPETIAILSLANIKIWVLTGDKQETAVNIGYSCKMLTDDMTEVFIISGHTVQSVRQELRRARERMIELSRNRDGGKEAGMERWGEACFMGNGLREGQEGEGGGVGGGGGGGVVGGGGGGGGGGVGGGGGGGGKQLHCSTPPPPPSNLMENISGEFALVINGHSLAHALEADMEMEFVSTACACKAVICCRVTPLQKAQVVELIKKHKKAVTLAIGDGANDVSMIKSAHIGVGISGQEGIQAVLASDYSFSQFRFLQRLLLVHGRWSYLRMCRFLCYFFYKNFAFTMVHFWFGFFCGFSAQTVYDQYFITLYNIVYTSLPVLAMGIFDQDVPDQRSLEYPKLYEPGQLNLLFNKKEFFICIAQGIYTSVVLFFVPYAILSDATQSNGVPLADYQTFAVTTATALVIVVSVQIALDTGFWTVINHVFVWGSLGSYFTIMFALHSQTLFRIFPNQFHFVGSAQSTLLQPVVWLTIALATAICIVPVLAFRFLKLDLKPQLSDTVRYTQLVRQKKRKPVGRSVGGAWRGVGSVSEGRLGTRGGSRRSGYAFAHQEGFGELITSGKNMRLSSLALATFASRHSSSWIDTLRRKKHTHSHTPPSASGESSPAPSYVSGSVPPLSNSSSVLGGSQDTPIEEETVSTPQHQNTQAVPAASAQTQPAIAPDVESAAAQGPAQALNAGPLSSSAVRCHGGDSPGGWTFTLGTVQEALFGWKSIAARTSAASSPGPPSVAKETRQIE from the exons aggaggagagaagggtcAGAGCCAATGACAGAGAGTACAACGAAAAGTTTCAGTATGCG AGTAACTGCATCATGACATCCAAGTACAACATCATCACCTTTCTGCCCGTCAACCTGTTTGAGCAGTTCCAGGAAGTAGCAAATACCTACTTCCTATTCCTGCTTATACTgcag tTGATACCTCAgatctcctccctctcctggtTCACTACCATCGTGCCTTTAGCTCTGGTGCTGAGCATCACTGCAGTAAAGGATGCCACCGACGACTAT tttcGTCACAAGAGCGACAACCATGTGAACAACCGTCAGTCTCAGGTCCTCATCCGTGGCTC TCTTCAGAATGAAAAGTGGATGAATGTTCGAGTGGGTGATATCATCAAACTGGAAGACAACCAGTTTGTGGCA GCTGACCTGCTCCTGTTGTCCAGCAGTGAACCTCACGGGCTCTGTTACATCGAGACAGCCGAGCTGGACGG AGAGACCAATATGAAGGTGCGTCAGTCTGTCTCAGTGACATCTGAACTTGGAGACCCCAACAACTTGGCTTCATTCAACG GTGAGGTGGTGTGTGAGCCCCCTAACAACAAGCTGGATCGTTTCTGTGGCACTCTGTACTGGAGAGACAAGAAATACACCCTAACCAACCAGAATATGCTGCTACGAGGATGTGTCCTCCGCAACACTGAAGCCTGCTATGGCCTGGTCATCTTTGCAG GCCCAGATACAAAGCTAATGCAGAACAGCGGCCGCACTAAGTTTAAGCGCACGAGCATCGACCGTCTGATGAACACTCTGGTCCTGTGG atCTTTGGCTTCCTcgtgtgtatgggtgtgatcTTGGCTGTTGGCAATGcagtgtgggagagagaggtggggtcCTTGTTTCAGAGCTACCTGCCCTGGAACCCTCCGGTGGACAACTTTCTGTTCAAcgccttcctctccttctggtCCTACGTCATCATTCTCAACACCGTGGTGCCTATCTCTCTGTATGTCAG TGTGGAGGTGATCAGGCTGGGTCACAGCTACTTCATTAACTGGGACCAGCAGATGTTCTGCTCACAGTgtaacacagcagctgaggccaGGACCACCACTCTGAACGAGGAGCTGGGCCAG gTTGAATACATATTCAGTGACAAGACTGGAACTCTCACTCAGAACATCATGAGCTTCAACAAGTGCTCCATCAATGGACAGACTTACG GTGAAGTTACAGACCCACTTGGACCTCAGCCGAAG AGACTGGACTTTACTCCCTTCAACCCCCTGGCGGACCCAGACTTCTGTTTCTATGACGACACGCTGTTGGAATCAGTGAAAGTGGGAGACTTGCACACTCACGAGTTTTTCCgcctgctctccctctgtcacactgtcatgagTGAAGAGAAGAGTGAGG GAGAGCTGGTTTATAAGGCTCAGTCTCCAGATGAGGGCGCTTTAGTGACAGCAGCTCGAAACTTCGGTTTTGTGTTTCGCTCCCGAACACCTGGGACCATCACCACGACCGAGATGGGACGAACTGTCACCTACACTCTGCTCGCCATTCTGGACTTTAACAACATACGCAAAAGGATGTCTGTTATAG TGCGTAGCCCAGAGGGCAGGATCCGTCTGTACTGTAAAGGAGCTGACACTGTGCTGCTAGAGAGACTCCACCCCTGTAACCAGGAACTGATGAATATCACCTCAGACCACCTCAAT GAGTATGCAGCAGATGGGCTGCGGACCCTGGCCCTGGCCTACAGGGACCTGTCAGAGGACGAGTGGGAGGCGTGGTCAGAGAGCCACCGCTGCGCTGAAAAGGCCACGGACTACAGAGAGGACCGACTGGCAGCTGCTTATGAGCAGATAGAGCAAGACATGATG CTCCTGGGTGCCACAGCTATAGAGGACAAACTGCAGGAAGGTGTACCAGAGACCATCGCTATCCTCTCTCTGGCCAACATTAAAATCTGGGTTCTCACTGGAGACAAGCAGG AGACGGCTGTCAACATAGGTTACTCCTGCAAGATGCTGACAGATGACATGACCGAGGTGTTCATCATCAGTGGGCACACAGTCCAGAGCGTACGGCAGGAGCTCAG GAGAGCGAGGGAAAGGATGATTGAACTGTCACgaaacagagatggagggaaggaggcgGGGATGGAGAGATGGGGAGAGGCGTGTTTCATGGGAAATGGTCTCAGAGAAGGacaagaaggagaaggaggaggcgtaggaggaggaggaggaggaggcgtagttggaggaggaggaggaggaggaggaggaggcgtaggtggaggaggaggaggaggagggaaacagcTGCACTGCTctactcctcctccacctccctccaacCTCATGGAGAACATCTCTGGAGAGTTTGCCCTCGTTATCAACGGTCACAGCCTG GCCCATGCTCTAGAAGCAGACATGGAGATGGAGTTTGTGTCGACGGCATGCGCATGCAAAGCAGTGATCTGCTGCAGAGTCACCCCACTGCAAAAAGCTCAAGTGGTGGAGCTCatcaagaaacacaagaaagCCGTCACTCTGGCTATAGGAGATGGCGCTAACGATGTTAGCATGATCAAAA GCGCTCATATTGGAGTTGGTATCTCAGGTCAGGAGGGGATCCAGGCCGTACTAGCCAGTGACTACTCCTTCTCCCAGTTCCGCTTCCTTCAGCGCCTCCTGCTTGTCCACGGCCGCTGGTCCTACCTGCGCATGTGCCGTTTCCTCTGCTACTTCTTCTACAAGAATTTTGCCTTCACCATGGTGCACTTCTGGTTTGGCTTCTTTTGTGGCTTCTCTGCTCAG ACTGTGTATGATCAGTACTTCATCACACTCTACAACATTGTCTACACCTCCCTCCCTGTGCTGGCCATGGGGATATTTGACCAG GATGTTCCTGACCAAAGGAGTCTGGAGTATCCTAAACTGTACGAGCCTGGGCAGCTCAACCTCCTCTTCAACAAGAAAGAGTTCTTCATCTGCATCGCCCAGGGCATCTACACATCAGTGGTGCTGTTTTTTGTCCCCTACGCTATCCTGTCTGATGCCACTCAGAGCAACGGAGTGCCCCTCGCTGACTACCAGACCTTTGCTGTCACCACGGCAACAGCCCTGGTCATTGTGGTCAGCGTACAG ATCGCTCTTGACACAGGCTTCTGGACAGTCATcaaccatgtgtttgtgtggggcTCTCTGGGCTCCTACTTCACCATCATGTTCGCTCTGCACAGTCAGACCCTCTTCAGGATCTTTCCTAATCAGTTCCACTTTGTAG GTAGTGCCCAGAGCACATTATTGCAACCAGTCGTGTGGTTAACTATTGCACTGGCAACAGCAATATGCATAGTTCCAGTTTTGGCATTCCGCTTCCTCAAGCTGGACCTTAAACCTCAGCTCTCAGACAcg GTGCGCTACACTCAGTTGGTGCGGCAGAAGAAGCGGAAGCCAGTAGGACGCAGCGTGGGAGGTGCGTGGCGTGGCGTGGGAAGCGTGTCAGAGGGTCGTCTGGGCACTCGGGGTGGTTCTAGGAGGTCAGGCTACGCCTTTGCCCACCAGGAGGGCTTTGGAGAGCTGATCACCTCAGGGAAGAACATGAGGCTCTCTTCGCTGGCCCTGGCCACCTTTGCCTCCAGACACAGCTCCAGCTGGATCGACACGCTCCGcagaaagaaacacactcactctcacactcccCCCAGCGCCTCGGGGGAGAGTAGTCCAGCACCCAGTTATGTCTCTGGGTCAGTTCCACCACTCTCAAACTCTTCCTCTGTTCTGGGCGGCTCACAAGATACACCCATCGAGGAGGAAACGGTctcaacaccacaacaccaaaATACACAGGCTGTTCCCGCTGCATCCGCACAAACCCAACCAGCTATAGCGCCGGATGTagaatcagctgcagctcagggTCCAGCTCAGGCCCTCAATGCTGGCCCCCTTAGCTCGTCAGCAGTGAGATGCCATGGGGGAGACTCACCTGGAGGGTGGACATTCACTCTGGGGACTGTGCAG GAAGCTCTGTTTGGTTGGAAGAGTATTGCGGCCCGCACCAGTGCTGCCAGCAGCCCAGGTCCACCCTCTGTTGCCAAGGAAACCAGGCAGATTGAATGA
- the atp8b2 gene encoding phospholipid-transporting ATPase ID isoform X4: MLLRGCVLRNTEACYGLVIFAGPDTKLMQNSGRTKFKRTSIDRLMNTLVLWIFGFLVCMGVILAVGNAVWEREVGSLFQSYLPWNPPVDNFLFNAFLSFWSYVIILNTVVPISLYVSVEVIRLGHSYFINWDQQMFCSQCNTAAEARTTTLNEELGQVEYIFSDKTGTLTQNIMSFNKCSINGQTYGEVTDPLGPQPKRLDFTPFNPLADPDFCFYDDTLLESVKVGDLHTHEFFRLLSLCHTVMSEEKSEGELVYKAQSPDEGALVTAARNFGFVFRSRTPGTITTTEMGRTVTYTLLAILDFNNIRKRMSVIVRSPEGRIRLYCKGADTVLLERLHPCNQELMNITSDHLNEYAADGLRTLALAYRDLSEDEWEAWSESHRCAEKATDYREDRLAAAYEQIEQDMMLLGATAIEDKLQEGVPETIAILSLANIKIWVLTGDKQETAVNIGYSCKMLTDDMTEVFIISGHTVQSVRQELRRARERMIELSRNRDGGKEAGMERWGEACFMGNGLREGQEGEGGGVGGGGGGGVVGGGGGGGGGGVGGGGGGGGKQLHCSTPPPPPSNLMENISGEFALVINGHSLAHALEADMEMEFVSTACACKAVICCRVTPLQKAQVVELIKKHKKAVTLAIGDGANDVSMIKSAHIGVGISGQEGIQAVLASDYSFSQFRFLQRLLLVHGRWSYLRMCRFLCYFFYKNFAFTMVHFWFGFFCGFSAQTVYDQYFITLYNIVYTSLPVLAMGIFDQDVPDQRSLEYPKLYEPGQLNLLFNKKEFFICIAQGIYTSVVLFFVPYAILSDATQSNGVPLADYQTFAVTTATALVIVVSVQIALDTGFWTVINHVFVWGSLGSYFTIMFALHSQTLFRIFPNQFHFVGSAQSTLLQPVVWLTIALATAICIVPVLAFRFLKLDLKPQLSDTVRYTQLVRQKKRKPVGRSVGGAWRGVGSVSEGRLGTRGGSRRSGYAFAHQEGFGELITSGKNMRLSSLALATFASRHSSSWIDTLRRKKHTHSHTPPSASGESSPAPSYVSGSVPPLSNSSSVLGGSQDTPIEEETVSTPQHQNTQAVPAASAQTQPAIAPDVESAAAQGPAQALNAGPLSSSAVRCHGGDSPGGWTFTLGTVQEALFGWKSIAARTSAASSPGPPSVAKETRQIE; this comes from the exons ATGCTGCTACGAGGATGTGTCCTCCGCAACACTGAAGCCTGCTATGGCCTGGTCATCTTTGCAG GCCCAGATACAAAGCTAATGCAGAACAGCGGCCGCACTAAGTTTAAGCGCACGAGCATCGACCGTCTGATGAACACTCTGGTCCTGTGG atCTTTGGCTTCCTcgtgtgtatgggtgtgatcTTGGCTGTTGGCAATGcagtgtgggagagagaggtggggtcCTTGTTTCAGAGCTACCTGCCCTGGAACCCTCCGGTGGACAACTTTCTGTTCAAcgccttcctctccttctggtCCTACGTCATCATTCTCAACACCGTGGTGCCTATCTCTCTGTATGTCAG TGTGGAGGTGATCAGGCTGGGTCACAGCTACTTCATTAACTGGGACCAGCAGATGTTCTGCTCACAGTgtaacacagcagctgaggccaGGACCACCACTCTGAACGAGGAGCTGGGCCAG gTTGAATACATATTCAGTGACAAGACTGGAACTCTCACTCAGAACATCATGAGCTTCAACAAGTGCTCCATCAATGGACAGACTTACG GTGAAGTTACAGACCCACTTGGACCTCAGCCGAAG AGACTGGACTTTACTCCCTTCAACCCCCTGGCGGACCCAGACTTCTGTTTCTATGACGACACGCTGTTGGAATCAGTGAAAGTGGGAGACTTGCACACTCACGAGTTTTTCCgcctgctctccctctgtcacactgtcatgagTGAAGAGAAGAGTGAGG GAGAGCTGGTTTATAAGGCTCAGTCTCCAGATGAGGGCGCTTTAGTGACAGCAGCTCGAAACTTCGGTTTTGTGTTTCGCTCCCGAACACCTGGGACCATCACCACGACCGAGATGGGACGAACTGTCACCTACACTCTGCTCGCCATTCTGGACTTTAACAACATACGCAAAAGGATGTCTGTTATAG TGCGTAGCCCAGAGGGCAGGATCCGTCTGTACTGTAAAGGAGCTGACACTGTGCTGCTAGAGAGACTCCACCCCTGTAACCAGGAACTGATGAATATCACCTCAGACCACCTCAAT GAGTATGCAGCAGATGGGCTGCGGACCCTGGCCCTGGCCTACAGGGACCTGTCAGAGGACGAGTGGGAGGCGTGGTCAGAGAGCCACCGCTGCGCTGAAAAGGCCACGGACTACAGAGAGGACCGACTGGCAGCTGCTTATGAGCAGATAGAGCAAGACATGATG CTCCTGGGTGCCACAGCTATAGAGGACAAACTGCAGGAAGGTGTACCAGAGACCATCGCTATCCTCTCTCTGGCCAACATTAAAATCTGGGTTCTCACTGGAGACAAGCAGG AGACGGCTGTCAACATAGGTTACTCCTGCAAGATGCTGACAGATGACATGACCGAGGTGTTCATCATCAGTGGGCACACAGTCCAGAGCGTACGGCAGGAGCTCAG GAGAGCGAGGGAAAGGATGATTGAACTGTCACgaaacagagatggagggaaggaggcgGGGATGGAGAGATGGGGAGAGGCGTGTTTCATGGGAAATGGTCTCAGAGAAGGacaagaaggagaaggaggaggcgtaggaggaggaggaggaggaggcgtagttggaggaggaggaggaggaggaggaggaggcgtaggtggaggaggaggaggaggagggaaacagcTGCACTGCTctactcctcctccacctccctccaacCTCATGGAGAACATCTCTGGAGAGTTTGCCCTCGTTATCAACGGTCACAGCCTG GCCCATGCTCTAGAAGCAGACATGGAGATGGAGTTTGTGTCGACGGCATGCGCATGCAAAGCAGTGATCTGCTGCAGAGTCACCCCACTGCAAAAAGCTCAAGTGGTGGAGCTCatcaagaaacacaagaaagCCGTCACTCTGGCTATAGGAGATGGCGCTAACGATGTTAGCATGATCAAAA GCGCTCATATTGGAGTTGGTATCTCAGGTCAGGAGGGGATCCAGGCCGTACTAGCCAGTGACTACTCCTTCTCCCAGTTCCGCTTCCTTCAGCGCCTCCTGCTTGTCCACGGCCGCTGGTCCTACCTGCGCATGTGCCGTTTCCTCTGCTACTTCTTCTACAAGAATTTTGCCTTCACCATGGTGCACTTCTGGTTTGGCTTCTTTTGTGGCTTCTCTGCTCAG ACTGTGTATGATCAGTACTTCATCACACTCTACAACATTGTCTACACCTCCCTCCCTGTGCTGGCCATGGGGATATTTGACCAG GATGTTCCTGACCAAAGGAGTCTGGAGTATCCTAAACTGTACGAGCCTGGGCAGCTCAACCTCCTCTTCAACAAGAAAGAGTTCTTCATCTGCATCGCCCAGGGCATCTACACATCAGTGGTGCTGTTTTTTGTCCCCTACGCTATCCTGTCTGATGCCACTCAGAGCAACGGAGTGCCCCTCGCTGACTACCAGACCTTTGCTGTCACCACGGCAACAGCCCTGGTCATTGTGGTCAGCGTACAG ATCGCTCTTGACACAGGCTTCTGGACAGTCATcaaccatgtgtttgtgtggggcTCTCTGGGCTCCTACTTCACCATCATGTTCGCTCTGCACAGTCAGACCCTCTTCAGGATCTTTCCTAATCAGTTCCACTTTGTAG GTAGTGCCCAGAGCACATTATTGCAACCAGTCGTGTGGTTAACTATTGCACTGGCAACAGCAATATGCATAGTTCCAGTTTTGGCATTCCGCTTCCTCAAGCTGGACCTTAAACCTCAGCTCTCAGACAcg GTGCGCTACACTCAGTTGGTGCGGCAGAAGAAGCGGAAGCCAGTAGGACGCAGCGTGGGAGGTGCGTGGCGTGGCGTGGGAAGCGTGTCAGAGGGTCGTCTGGGCACTCGGGGTGGTTCTAGGAGGTCAGGCTACGCCTTTGCCCACCAGGAGGGCTTTGGAGAGCTGATCACCTCAGGGAAGAACATGAGGCTCTCTTCGCTGGCCCTGGCCACCTTTGCCTCCAGACACAGCTCCAGCTGGATCGACACGCTCCGcagaaagaaacacactcactctcacactcccCCCAGCGCCTCGGGGGAGAGTAGTCCAGCACCCAGTTATGTCTCTGGGTCAGTTCCACCACTCTCAAACTCTTCCTCTGTTCTGGGCGGCTCACAAGATACACCCATCGAGGAGGAAACGGTctcaacaccacaacaccaaaATACACAGGCTGTTCCCGCTGCATCCGCACAAACCCAACCAGCTATAGCGCCGGATGTagaatcagctgcagctcagggTCCAGCTCAGGCCCTCAATGCTGGCCCCCTTAGCTCGTCAGCAGTGAGATGCCATGGGGGAGACTCACCTGGAGGGTGGACATTCACTCTGGGGACTGTGCAG GAAGCTCTGTTTGGTTGGAAGAGTATTGCGGCCCGCACCAGTGCTGCCAGCAGCCCAGGTCCACCCTCTGTTGCCAAGGAAACCAGGCAGATTGAATGA